One window of the Candidatus Margulisiibacteriota bacterium genome contains the following:
- a CDS encoding glycosyltransferase family 39 protein — protein MPTNLLLLITVATFFRLVLGILFPLTADESYYWLWSKHLALSYVDHPPMIALVNYLMTLGQANLLTLRFGAALISLGIALLIYFISLDAFNRKVAFWATVLFLILPHYLVIWLTQFVELPLALFWSLALWLMVKIVKTQQKYYWYLLGIVVGLGTLSKYTMFLFWPCLIIFFLISPANRFWLKRKQPYLCLGLSLGLFSPVLVWNSRLAWVSFVFHGAKAGSAAWGSSLLPFIGDQLVHFTPFLIFTLIPVFAYSLKRNDLSRLLFAFSFPVLFVFLLLSLKVKVWAHWPSIGYLAALPLTVAYLDENGKSLKRFILWIALFTSLILVILFWVSPGVLLHQKDYARNRELSALFPKEKIFARTNVSASLLEFYTGRQTYMATGFLKPGPLWGEKQYELWGIPNLTQAESVIYYGEDTKEFRRAAMQNFTSVALLADIKMNLIEDYIADNYHFFRLAGFKGTGHP, from the coding sequence ATGCCAACCAATTTATTATTACTGATCACCGTCGCGACCTTCTTCCGGCTGGTGCTGGGGATCCTCTTCCCTCTGACCGCCGACGAATCGTATTACTGGCTCTGGTCAAAGCACCTGGCTCTTTCCTATGTCGACCACCCTCCCATGATCGCCCTGGTCAATTATCTGATGACCCTCGGCCAGGCCAATCTATTAACCCTTCGATTTGGCGCCGCTCTTATCAGTTTAGGGATCGCTCTGCTAATTTATTTTATCTCTCTTGATGCGTTCAACCGGAAGGTCGCCTTTTGGGCAACCGTCCTGTTCCTCATCCTCCCTCATTATCTGGTGATCTGGCTGACCCAGTTCGTTGAGCTCCCCCTGGCCCTTTTCTGGTCCCTGGCCCTTTGGCTCATGGTTAAAATTGTTAAAACCCAGCAAAAATATTACTGGTATCTCCTGGGGATCGTCGTTGGACTTGGGACTTTGAGCAAATATACTATGTTCCTCTTCTGGCCATGTCTGATCATCTTTTTTCTGATCTCGCCGGCTAACCGCTTCTGGCTAAAAAGAAAACAACCTTACCTCTGCCTCGGCCTAAGCCTTGGCCTTTTCTCCCCGGTCCTCGTCTGGAACAGCCGGCTGGCCTGGGTTTCTTTTGTTTTCCACGGAGCTAAAGCCGGCAGCGCCGCCTGGGGGAGCAGCCTGCTCCCTTTTATCGGCGATCAGTTGGTCCACTTTACCCCTTTCCTGATCTTTACCCTGATCCCGGTCTTTGCCTATTCATTAAAAAGAAACGACCTCTCCCGTTTGTTATTCGCCTTTTCTTTTCCGGTCCTTTTTGTCTTTCTGCTCTTATCTCTCAAGGTCAAGGTCTGGGCCCATTGGCCGTCGATCGGCTACCTGGCCGCCCTGCCGCTAACCGTTGCTTATCTCGACGAAAACGGCAAATCCCTGAAAAGATTTATCCTCTGGATCGCTCTTTTTACCTCGCTCATCCTGGTCATTCTTTTTTGGGTCTCGCCCGGGGTCCTGCTCCACCAGAAAGATTACGCCCGAAATCGCGAGCTGTCAGCTCTTTTCCCCAAAGAGAAGATCTTCGCCCGGACCAATGTCTCCGCCTCACTACTGGAGTTTTACACCGGCCGGCAAACTTATATGGCGACCGGCTTCCTCAAGCCGGGTCCGCTCTGGGGTGAAAAACAATACGAGCTTTGGGGGATCCCGAACCTTACGCAAGCGGAATCGGTCATCTACTATGGGGAAGACACCAAAGAGTTCCGAAGGGCGGCCATGCAGAATTTCACCAGTGTCGCCTTGCTGGCAGATATTAAAATGAACCTGATCGAAGATTATATTGCCGATAATTATCATTTTTTCCGCCTGGCCGGGTTCAAAGGAACGGGCCACCCCTGA
- a CDS encoding class I SAM-dependent methyltransferase translates to MKIEVRNAPSELCRKVFTAAAGELRRFRPNQFYTDSTDAIAQLHGYVNFEEFKRGHDFRRAAIKEFLAQGAKGNDRLALLQALIDSHLFSPLNYKIYQQNLVPVETARRIIFQDIQPTGIQLASNYGVYPLFLKEQAGLSRFFGIDIDKAAVAYAQTIGAPVIEADTRQLPFFPHSLDLVISSHFLDSSYFGLVLAVKNNNWGEDFIKMRLAVMSEVYRVLRPGGWFVTQTEVTSLNDLICSWPGTIAQIMTFDFGPIKFDNLFAVQKG, encoded by the coding sequence ATGAAGATTGAAGTCAGGAACGCTCCTTCAGAATTGTGCCGTAAAGTTTTTACAGCGGCAGCCGGTGAACTACGCCGGTTCCGGCCCAACCAGTTTTACACTGACTCGACCGATGCCATCGCTCAACTGCATGGCTATGTTAACTTTGAGGAATTTAAACGTGGGCATGATTTCCGTCGGGCGGCAATTAAAGAATTTTTAGCCCAGGGGGCAAAAGGCAACGACCGGCTCGCGTTGTTACAAGCGTTGATCGATTCACATCTCTTTTCACCCTTGAATTACAAGATATACCAGCAGAATCTTGTCCCGGTTGAAACAGCCAGAAGGATCATTTTCCAGGATATCCAGCCGACCGGCATCCAGCTCGCCAGCAATTATGGCGTTTATCCTCTTTTCTTAAAGGAACAAGCGGGTCTTTCCCGCTTTTTTGGGATAGATATTGACAAGGCCGCTGTCGCTTACGCCCAAACAATTGGAGCGCCGGTCATCGAAGCCGACACCCGCCAGCTTCCCTTTTTTCCACACTCACTCGATTTAGTTATTAGCTCCCATTTTTTGGATAGCAGCTATTTTGGCCTTGTTCTGGCAGTTAAAAACAATAATTGGGGCGAAGATTTTATTAAAATGCGGCTAGCCGTAATGAGTGAAGTTTATCGGGTCCTGCGTCCAGGCGGCTGGTTTGTAACCCAAACCGAAGTCACATCATTAAATGATCTGATCTGTTCCTGGCCGGGAACGATCGCCCAAATAATGACGTTTGATTTTGGACCGATAAAATTTGATAATCTCTTCGCGGTCCAGAAAGGCTAA
- the amrS gene encoding AmmeMemoRadiSam system radical SAM enzyme — MHEALFYKELDGQKVRCELCPHNCLISDKERGICGVRENQGGRLVSLVYGKLVSTQIDPIEKKPLFHFLPGSTTYSIATVGCNFRCDFCQNFGISQTPREKKAIVGLDLTSQQVVASARESGALSISYTYTEPTIFFEYAFDCAKLAREKKLKNIFVTNGYINPAPLEMIAPYLDAANVDLKSFRDDYYRKICGGQLKPVLETLKLLKKLKIWVEVTTLIIPELNDSVEELTDIASFIKLELGEETPWHVTGFYPVYKMLDQPPTPAVTLSKAREIGRSLGLKYVYAGNVPIPGGEETHCPQCGKPLIIRSEFRTMTDLVSGTGVCPVCQHPIAGVWG; from the coding sequence ATGCATGAGGCTTTATTCTATAAAGAGCTAGATGGCCAAAAAGTCCGCTGCGAGCTTTGTCCGCATAATTGCCTGATTTCCGACAAGGAGAGAGGAATTTGCGGGGTCAGGGAGAACCAGGGGGGACGGTTGGTTTCCCTGGTCTACGGCAAGCTGGTCTCGACGCAGATCGACCCGATCGAGAAAAAACCTCTGTTCCATTTCCTTCCCGGATCAACTACTTATTCCATTGCTACTGTTGGCTGCAATTTCCGCTGCGATTTTTGCCAGAATTTTGGGATCTCTCAAACGCCGCGGGAAAAAAAGGCGATCGTCGGGTTAGATCTTACTTCCCAACAGGTGGTCGCGAGCGCGCGGGAGAGCGGCGCTCTAAGCATCTCCTATACTTACACCGAACCGACGATATTCTTCGAGTATGCCTTTGATTGCGCCAAATTAGCGCGCGAGAAGAAGTTGAAAAATATTTTTGTCACTAATGGATATATCAATCCGGCTCCGCTGGAAATGATCGCCCCTTACCTTGACGCGGCTAATGTTGATCTGAAATCATTCCGCGACGATTATTACCGAAAAATCTGCGGTGGACAGCTTAAGCCGGTGCTGGAAACCCTAAAGCTTTTGAAAAAGTTGAAAATCTGGGTTGAGGTAACAACTCTGATTATCCCAGAATTAAACGATTCGGTGGAAGAGTTGACTGACATAGCCAGTTTCATCAAGCTGGAGTTGGGGGAAGAGACCCCCTGGCATGTTACTGGTTTTTATCCGGTTTATAAAATGCTGGATCAGCCGCCGACCCCGGCGGTGACCTTGAGTAAAGCCAGGGAGATCGGTAGAAGCCTGGGATTAAAATACGTCTATGCCGGCAATGTGCCGATCCCCGGCGGAGAAGAGACCCATTGTCCCCAATGCGGCAAGCCGCTAATTATCAGGTCGGAATTCAGGACTATGACCGACCTGGTCAGCGGAACCGGAGTTTGTCCGGTCTGCCAGCACCCCATTGCCGGGGTCTGGGGTTAG
- the hisS gene encoding histidine--tRNA ligase: MKYTAPRGTKDILPEEAGLWQYIEDNCRDMFFLNNYQEIRTPVFEATELFSRSIGQTTDIVKKEMYTFADRKGRSLTLRPEATAAVVRAGLENNLISPDNLTKLFYIGPMFRYERPQAGRQRQFHQAGVEAFGSADPLLDAEVIIMAVRLFNSLGLADLQINLNSVGCGKCQPGYRQSVQDYFRSIIGGMCADCQERLETNPMRILDCKEAACQKIIASAPVSTHHLCEECDTHYKKLLAHLDLAKVKYQQNDRLVRGLDYYTKTAFEVVSSQLGAQNAVCGGGRYDKLVEELGGKPTPAIGFAIGLERLVEVMKQAKLAGHDSRGLLLYIATIGETARKVAFDLLLKAREMGIPADMDYAGKSLKSQMKAADRLKAQYVYIIGEDEVAKGSAVLKTMASSEERTVTFENILYEPFGLESAHEEPSCGGCGGNCGCDD; the protein is encoded by the coding sequence ATGAAATACACAGCACCAAGAGGGACCAAGGATATTTTGCCGGAAGAGGCCGGTCTTTGGCAGTATATCGAAGATAATTGCCGGGATATGTTTTTTCTCAATAATTATCAGGAGATCCGTACTCCTGTTTTTGAGGCGACTGAACTGTTTTCCCGGTCAATTGGCCAAACCACCGATATCGTCAAAAAAGAGATGTATACTTTTGCCGACCGGAAGGGGCGAAGCCTGACCCTGCGGCCGGAAGCGACCGCGGCAGTGGTCAGAGCCGGGCTGGAGAACAACCTTATTTCTCCCGATAACTTAACCAAACTATTTTATATCGGACCGATGTTCAGGTATGAACGGCCGCAAGCGGGCCGACAGCGGCAGTTTCATCAGGCGGGAGTTGAAGCTTTTGGCTCCGCCGACCCATTGCTGGATGCCGAAGTCATTATTATGGCGGTCAGGCTTTTTAATTCGCTTGGCCTGGCCGATCTGCAGATCAACCTCAACTCGGTTGGTTGCGGCAAATGCCAGCCCGGCTACCGGCAGTCGGTCCAGGACTATTTCCGGTCGATTATCGGCGGGATGTGCGCCGATTGCCAGGAAAGGCTGGAGACCAACCCGATGCGGATCCTTGATTGCAAAGAAGCGGCCTGTCAAAAGATCATTGCTTCCGCTCCCGTCTCAACCCATCATCTTTGCGAAGAATGCGACACCCACTACAAAAAACTTCTGGCCCATTTGGATTTAGCCAAGGTCAAATACCAGCAGAACGACCGGCTGGTCAGGGGGCTCGATTATTACACCAAGACCGCTTTTGAAGTGGTCTCCAGCCAGCTCGGGGCGCAGAACGCGGTTTGCGGCGGCGGGCGTTACGACAAACTGGTTGAAGAGCTGGGAGGGAAACCAACCCCGGCGATCGGCTTCGCGATCGGCCTGGAACGGCTGGTGGAGGTTATGAAACAGGCCAAGCTGGCCGGCCACGATTCCCGGGGACTGCTGCTTTACATCGCGACGATCGGTGAGACGGCGAGAAAAGTTGCTTTTGATTTGCTGCTTAAAGCTCGCGAAATGGGGATCCCGGCCGATATGGACTATGCTGGTAAATCGCTTAAATCGCAGATGAAAGCGGCGGACCGGCTCAAAGCGCAGTATGTTTATATTATCGGTGAAGATGAAGTGGCCAAAGGGTCGGCGGTGCTTAAGACCATGGCAAGCTCGGAAGAGCGGACCGTCACCTTTGAAAATATTCTCTACGAACCGTTCGGGCTGGAGTCGGCCCATGAAGAGCCGTCCTGCGGCGGCTGCGGCGGCAATTGCGGCTGCGATGATTGA